The nucleotide window GGAAACGCAACTGGGAAATGAAGGAATGAAAAAAGGACGCTAGTTTACAGCAAACCCGATTACCAAACGACTTATTACCGTATCTCAAACTTCCGCGCCACAGATAAAGAAAACAGGCCTATGGTTTAACTTCCAAAAATGTAGTATGGTATcgtgatggaaaaaaaaagataacaaaCCAACAGACAGGTGGGCACAAAGGTTTCCCATTCCATCCATAATTTTATTCCAGAAAAGTTGCTAATTGTTGTCAATGTATGGGGACAACAATGAGGTTGCAAGCATAATACGTTACTCACATTTGTGACGATGTCATAGTCAGTGTATTCATTTTATGTAGAGAACAACAGCTATGATtgaggataaaaaaaaatacgtgTTTTACACTATGTAAtacggtagcgtggccgagcggtctaaggcgctggattaaggctccagtctctccgggggcgtgggttcgaatcccaccgctgccattactTTTCAGTAAACATACAGAATTGACTATTGATATCAAAATGCcttgaaaaacaacatttcGGAAAATCGAAATGGGCGAACCGCTGACTATTAGCCAGCCACAGTCGACAAATCGAAACGCATTTTGCTTTTGGCCCTATCCGTACGGTTTGGACCTACATACTATCCGTCAGAGAAAGTGACGTAAGATGTGCTAGCTTGGGCTCTGGTGCTACTACGGAAAGCAGCAGTGAAGTAGTTGAATAAAATGTTATCTGTATAACCATAATTCCTGTATCGATATTAAGTTGTCTTATCGGCTCAGATAAGTCTCAAACAACGCATCAAATGCTTGCTCCTTAACCCCACCTAAGTAAGTGAAGATCCGTCGGTGTAATGTATAATTGTGCTGTTTGAACGCAGTCATCCTCTAAACTTGTATTTCAAAACATTAGTCAACGTTAGCAAAATCCGGAAGAGTACTTATGTATTATTCGCTataaatgataataattatAAACCCTCAGAGCGAACATTAAGGAATGGAGTGGTTATGGTGTTAACTTGCTTTATCCCCATAAGTTAAGCGATGAAGCCCCCCACTCGTACCACTAGGTCCACGAAGTCTGCTGCTCAATGGTTGAAGAAACCAAAAAAGAAACCAAAGATCAAGACGAAATCCAATTCAAATGCAAAGTGGCAATCCGGAGAACTTCGCAACATTTTAAGAGGACTCCGACAACAATACAAATCTGGTCTAGATGACATCGACACGTGTGCTCTCCAACAGCGCGTGCCTAAACGTTCAGTACAGGAGGTAAGTAGAACTCTGGAGAGTGAATTATTAGATTGACTAAATAGCGGCTAAGAGATATTTCAGCTCAGCTGTCTAGCTTGCTTATGTGTACCTGCTAGTAGGCATTGTTTACCTTACTTCGTTCACTCACTGACGTGGGTTGTTATCTAGGTGGAATCATTGCTGACGTCTCTGAAGCTGACTGTTGCAAGAAAAGTGTTCCATCAAGTGACCAAACAGAGAAAGAACGAACAGGAGCTAAGGACTCCTATCCAAGTGTGGACTGAGTTGATGGGGAGAATTGCTGGAAATCACGAAGacaaaatttcttcagcatTCTCTCGGGTATGAAtttatagcctagcctacattattTGATTATCACagctgtttggtgtgtgtgtgtgtgtgtgtgtgtgtgtgtgtgtgtgtgtatgtgtcatagGCTTAATGTTTTGTTCTGGGTAACACTTGACATGCAATGAAATTTATTGCATTGCAGATGCTGGTAATAGCGGGcacagaaccctgcaatctcaAGCACTCAGACCCACCCCGCGATCTTGGAAACCCATCACCAGCCACAACCAAGGCACAGCCGATTTCAAAGCCGATTTCAAAGTTTTTCACCATCTGTAGCCGCTTGAGAACTGGTTCCAAGATTAGTTCCAATACTGATGCACGTTCTGCTGATGTTTCAAATCCCAGTGTTTCTTGtcaggacaaggacaaggacaaggacaaggacaaggacaaggacaaggacaaggacaacCACCTGCTCTCCAAGTCACCTTTGAGTTCTAGCATGCCCACCAAGCCAGTAGTCTCAGGTGGTTCATCAACAATCACTGGTGCAAAACCGTCCCCCTCTACAGCACAGCATACCCAGACTCCTGCAGTGATTGAACGTGCCCAGGCAGTAAGAACACAAGACAACTCGGTCCCTTTAGATCTGACTGCCTCCTCcgcaacatcatcatcatcatctggaCTCTGCCAACAGTCAGTGAACAAGCAGGGGGGTAATTCCAGCCAAGGCAACCCTTCTCAGTCTGACGGAGTGGAGAACACAGTAGACTTTGAAAAGATTCACACGTTCCTCAGCACGGTCACTAAGGACAGTGAGTGCTCCCTCACAGCAATGGGTAAGTTGGGCCTGTCCTCATCTGTTGCAGAATTTTTATATCCATACTTTGTTGTCGGTCTTTGTTAAGTGAAAGTTCTAAGAAAATTGTTACAGTGTGACACATCTGTTGCTTTGTAGTTCCCACACCCATCATGTAGTGAAAGTCCCGGTATCAAAATAGGCCAGTATGAATGGATTTCATGGGCAGGATTTGAACATTTCACTGGCCTGTATTTTATATAGTGTAGGTGCACATTGATGTAGTCTAAAtggtttgttatgttattttaagagtgtatacTGACGCAACATGACTATTGTACCAGAGCACCAAGCAAGGTctatacagacatggatgacagtttGGTGTCTGGAGTCCAGagttttggcaatatagtgtatgtagaTAAGAGATCCGGGAAATATCATTTCTTTCTTATTGTGGAGGCTGCCATattgtagcctggctatcaccagaccaagctcaatcttttaagattgaacattagtctggggagtctgctctgtatgtTCTACTGtgcaagaggcgtgatcaacggGCATAGTTCCAATCACTGTACGCATTTGgacagtccttcaaccaatcagaccaaccaCATCTGGGTTCACCAGGTGGAttagccagtttgtgattggtcccggcatatttgtaatggaagcaggagagaaagcTGCAGGGCAAATTCCAGTCGTTGGCAGATCAGGTCTAGCCTATGATGCTGGCATTGCAATGGTGTAGTTGTAGGGAAGAACCAACCGGTCTCTGTTAGTTTGGTATCTACAGAAAAATACTAAATAACTGTAAACACTTACTAAACCTCCGACCCTCATTATTTCAAACGCAAAACCGAACACAAATGTTTTGTGGGAACTGAAGTTGATCTAGGTTTTGTCCTCTCAACAGCACATTTATCTAATTTTTAATTGGTTGCTGCAGGTTGGTCGTGTATACCggtagctcattaccataaagttgaccAGACTACAATTTCATTTTGATGCTCTTGCTGCCCAAAACATCATTGGCTCTTATGGAAAATTATTGAGTTATTGTTATCAAAATGAGTTATTTTATTAGTTTATTAATAAATAACTTTCTTTCTTTAGGTTATAAGtattgtaagtcgctttggacaaaagcatctgttaAGAATTATAACTATAAACATAGACCTTCAATTGTCAGGACGAATTTAGACACCCCTGCTGGTCctggtgtgaacacacagttcACATTGTTGTCATGTCAACCTGTGCGGCCCTAAATGGGCATGATTTCTCAACTTTAGGGGCCCTTCCAAAAAAAACATGCAGCAGACCATCTAAGAGTGTGCAGCGAGGAAATAATGGCACCTCCTTAACTTTAATAGGATCTAAAATGTATCTAAACTACTgctcaaaagtttggggtcgctcaaatgtccttgttttttAAGGAAAATACTTTTGTTAGCATtaaaacaacaccaaaacaaTCAGGAATGCTGTGTGGACGTAGGGTAGGGATACATAAAATATGTAATTGCGATGTTGCTGGTTgtgttttgaaaatcaagctTCAATCCAATATTTCAGATttcacttctgattggtgagcatgccCAGTGCATAAGAAGCACAGCACTCCTGTTATGTTATCTTCACTTTTTGGCACAGGAGGAGGTCGATATGAATATAAAAATCAGAGGCTGAATTAACCATTCGGACATATTTAATTGCGGCCTTCGCTAATTGCATTTGTTCAATTTGCGATTTTGATTGAAAATTGATTAATTGTGTAGCCCTTGTACTCAGGCCCATTATCAAGAGCCATCTGTCCCATATTCCAAAAGGCACATTATGTTTTCTAAATCAAGTTTAACATTTTGAAAGGCCAACTCCTGATCAGAAACCCCAAATTGCAATTATGTTAACACAGCTGAAAACTGCTGAGCAATTCAACTGGCCTTCTTCTGGAGATAAAGGCAAGAAAATGGTCAGAAACAACATATCTCTTAAAATGCTTTAACCGGAATTGTAAATGGAGTGAGAGGCCCCAGTGCTACAACTTAGCAAGAGGTCAAACAAATTAGAGTGTCTGGTTTAAGAAACAGATGCCTCACAGGTCCCCTCCACTGGCAGTTTTCCTTGAATAGTACCCACAAAACACCAGCGTCACCGTCAACATCAACAGaagacattttatttgtatgttgctttggacaaaagcgtctgacAAGTCCCATAGCCATAACATTTCAGGATGCTGTCCTTGACAGAACTGAGAAATAtaagccacaacacacaccagcaaataaaaagtaataaaataaaaaaacattaagaTGAGCAAAAGAACACAGATAGACGACAGAGGAAGACTCAGGCGGGGATGTTACGACAGACAAATATTCAGTGTACAGATCACAAAGAAGACCATTTGTGAGACGCTGACCAAATGCTGGAGGAGTGTTCGACTCCATCTGTCAAGCATAGGGAAAAGAATGTGATGGTTTGGGTGTGTGCTATGGTGTCAGTGAAATGGGAGTTTTTGTACAtgataaaaataattttaaaaaaaggcCATCACTCCAACGTTTGCAACGTTATGCAATATCCTGTGTATGGTACTTTATTTAAGTCAGTTTCTTCCAAGGAGAGGACATTGACCCAGAGGTCAATTCCAGACTATACAAGAACCATGAGAAGCTGTCAGCTGTTACTCTGTCTATAATGAAGTGGAGTGGAAACGGACGTGACCTCAGATCTTTGACTAGCAGTGTACTGTACTATCTTATCAATTGAGAGAAAATATGGCGGAGCAAAAAATAGATAATAGTAAATCCTAAAGCCATGGTCTTGATGCAAACACTCTTTTTTTAGTCGTTCTTTTTTCTTAATACCGTATCCCTGCTACTCATAGCAATGTTGATTTAGCGCTATCTTGCTCTGTACAA belongs to Sardina pilchardus chromosome 16, fSarPil1.1, whole genome shotgun sequence and includes:
- the snapc2 gene encoding snRNA-activating protein complex subunit 2, with product MKPPTRTTRSTKSAAQWLKKPKKKPKIKTKSNSNAKWQSGELRNILRGLRQQYKSGLDDIDTCALQQRVPKRSVQEVESLLTSLKLTVARKVFHQVTKQRKNEQELRTPIQVWTELMGRIAGNHEDKISSAFSRMLVIAGTEPCNLKHSDPPRDLGNPSPATTKAQPISKPISKFFTICSRLRTGSKISSNTDARSADVSNPSVSCQDKDKDKDKDKDKDKDKDNHLLSKSPLSSSMPTKPVVSGGSSTITGAKPSPSTAQHTQTPAVIERAQAVRTQDNSVPLDLTASSATSSSSSGLCQQSVNKQGGNSSQGNPSQSDGVENTVDFEKIHTFLSTVTKDSECSLTAMESAVVLDLIMSLPEELTMLDCQSLQDHFLQVYSRLTAPVIKMTPLAKKKAQPTTVHSSASSIEREEPTAVPQAPKPVNLNWENVGICPLNPLMVPLSLLTRKSDKDS